The Lathyrus oleraceus cultivar Zhongwan6 chromosome 5, CAAS_Psat_ZW6_1.0, whole genome shotgun sequence genome includes the window AGTTTGGTCATACTGACTCCTTCCATAAGGGTCAAACAAACATTACATTGAGATAATTCATCTTCATTACTTTGAGGCGAACTCTTCTAATCTAATTAGAAATTACTTGGAACCCGACTTAATTTTAAATTATGCTCCCTTTCGTGTTGACGAGATTTTTTTTCGATCTAACGGTACAAAAAGAATCAAATGAATAAGTTATTTGTGATAATTGCATGAGATGTCTCCTAATAATTAGAACcaaaacttttttttttaaaattactAGCAAATAATGTCCAAGATCTATATAGGTACAATTGTTGAAATAGATTATGTTATCTAAAAAGGTACTTTAGTCTCATCACTCCCACAACCACTCACTGAAAGAATTTTGTCTTTTTAGCACAAAAGTGAAGTGTGAACAAGATCCAATAATTAATTATGTAAATCACAATCATAAACTGTAATAGGCTGTAAACTCGTTGGCCGCATTAATCGCACCCATCACGTTCCTATCTTAACTTAATTTTATCGAAATGACACACCACTCCTTGCCACCTTGGCTCATGAGTCTAATCTTTTAACACTCACCATTTTAAATTAAGAAAATAGTTTAACAAAGAAACCATTATACTTTAGAGAAAAAAGAATATggtataaaatatttttatattatcAATCAATTACAGATGTATATTCCGTCaaattatatatttaattttaaaatactgaTATGACATGATAGAATGTTATAAAATTCTATTGGATGATGGTGTAAAATTAATTTATATTGACAGTGCAATATCTCTAATctttatatttaattatttaaattatttaagTAAGGGTAATGACACAGCTAGTGATGTTCTAATAAGTAAATTATTTAAATTATCTAATAATTATAATGGATGGATAGAATATAAAAAAACCAATGTATTAAGTAGGTCACATATAAGATAAACAGGTGGTATAAGTATATATTAAATAATAATTGACTGAAAGAATAAGTAATTAAATAATGAAAAGGACAGCTGCTTGCTCCCCTCCCCAATATAATGGGATAGATGTTGTCCTTACTCTATTGGTTTTATTTTTCTAATTGAGAAATAGTAAAATATCACATCCGTGatctttttaattttttttcttcatattttattCATATGACCAAAACATTCATTATTTTTTATCATACTTTAAATAGTACGGGTATTTATGTGTTTTTTATTTGAAGTGTGTTTTCCAATTGTTACTGTTGTGAAAATATCAAGAAATATGATGTATGGGGTGAGAATAATAGCAATTAAAATAAATGATTAGTAATCAACGAATAGATCTATTTATTCCGTTTGATCAAATGATTTATGTCTAAGGGATAGAGTAGCTTTCTAATTCACTATACTTCAAAAATTATTACAAGAGATTACAAAGAAAATAGTCTTCATAATTCTGATACACTGAATTTTTCAACCTGATCATAAGTGGTAATTACTAGTGAGAAAAACTATGAATATGCCACGTGAAAGGTCAAAGATAGAGTGGATCCACATGAATAATGTGACTCAAGGTCGGAAGTCACATAGAGTAATACCAATCGAAGGTGGTAATGTCGAAAGGCGTTATAAGGAACCTAAAGACTTAGTGAAATAGTATTATGTTGGTTAAGGTTGGAGTTCATAACTATAATGAAAGCAATGCCGACTCAGTCACTACGTGTGGAGTTCATCATTACAATGGACAATGCAACAGAATATGTTAAATTAACATGGTCGACATCGAAGACTTCGACGAGGGTAGTCAGTTTGACACCCAACAAAGCAGTTAGAAAACTCAAATAAGGGCACAAGGCGGGAATTGACTTGACATCGACGGTTATTCAGAAACGTGGGGACACGCCGAGGAAAACCGCTGCATGGATTTGGGACGTGTCACCACAAGAGTAGTTTACCATTCTTAGACAATTACCATAAAGTAGTATATAAGGATACTTAGGTTCATTTTGTAATGGGTTCGCAATTGTACACATGTCTGCTAACTTAAAGTACCTGCGTGTTGAGAAACTAGTGAGGAAAGATGTATGTATGCGTTCCACCATTTCCTACATTTCAAGCAACTTTACGTTAAAAGTCATTTTTATGCATTAACTTGCCTTTCGATTTCCTTTATTTTTCCTGTCAATTTACATCACTTGCACGTTAATTTCagccttttcttttcttttgatttcAAAGTCTTTATTTTTACTTGCATTCTACTTATAGTCTGTTTATTCCCTAAAACGTTTCTTATTACAAGCAATCACAACAAACATTTTCCAGCAATTATGTTTTTTTCACAAATATAAAAACACACAAATATGTCCGGGAGATTTTCGAGTTTGATCCCTTAAATATTAATATAAACTTGTATTTGCTTACCAAATTTCAcagtaaacaaattggcacacccaGCGGGACCGTTTtgtgtttatttatttatttgtgttTCAAAATCATAGTGTTTATTGTTGTTCATCAACTTCTCTCCTCATCCTGTGTACGAGTGTGTATGAGATTAAGGCGCGGAAAAATAACAAAGAGAGAAGTAAGAAGACCTGCTAGAAGAATGGTGAATCCTAAGAACAACAATGGAGACCAACCTTCTAATAACGCTGGGACGGGAACAGTTTCTGCAATTGTGATTAAACCCATTCCTTCTACCGCTAGTGCTACGGTAACACCATCACAATGGTGGTACCGACAATGCTACCTGAAAGGACGCTTTGATCCCCAATACTCCAGAGTCACCTAGTGATCCAAGACCAATCGTGGCATCAGACTATGGGCCTTTTTCCACAAAGTTTACAATGCCCATACCGTGGCATGAACAACCTTTTGGAATGCCAACAACGGTGATGGCAAGTTTACAAAATAGCCCTTCGACATTTATAGATAATGTTTCAAATGTGTATTCCCCTATTATGGAATCTGACTCAGCCATAGGCAACCATGGTCGAAATATGTCACCCAATATAGGGATGGGATTTGGTTCCCAAGCAATGCCTACTTTAACAACAAATTATGTTATGGCAATGCGGCAACAAATGGATGAGAGTAACCATGACATGGTGAACACACTTACCGAACAGATGGGTATAATATTTAACCCATTGATTCAGAATACGAATCAGAGTTACCAATAATTGGCAACTTAAATGACCAGAATTGATGTTTTTTTGGGGCTCCCCCAGACAGGTTCAACCAGTCGCCCAACCTCAAATTGCTAGGCAGGTTCGAGACCAGGGGGTAGTATTAGAATAAAATAATGTGAACCAAGGACAACAGATGAGCCCTAAATTGGTCGGACAAGAAATACATGTTAGGGAGGGGAATCCACTTGTGGTAGTTGTTAATCGAAACCAGGGCGTTGACTAAGTGGTCCATCAAGTTCGACAGGGAAATATGTTAGGAGAAAATAACTTAACAACCATTGTTGAAAGGATAAAGGGTCAAAACATGGTTAATATGGGTCTGCAAAGGCCAAACTACACATCACCCCTATCAGAGTATGTGTTACAAATTGAATTATTAAGGGGATGGGAAGTCCCTAAACTTACAAAATTCACTGGTAACACAAACGACTCTGTTGTCGAACACATTTCTTGTTACCTGACTGAGGCAGGTGACATTGCTAACAACGAGAACCAGAGGATGAAATACTTCCCTAGTTCTCTAACAAAGAATGCTTTCACATGGTTTACTACTTTACCTCCTCATTCAATCCATGATTGGAAGCGTCTAGAGAGGTTATTCCATGAGCAGTTCTACATGGGACAATCTAAGATTAGTCTGAAGGAATTGTAAGCCGTCAAACAAAAGTTTGTTGAGTTGATTGATGATTACCTAAATCGGTTCCATTTATTGAAAACGAGGTGCTTCACCCAAGTTCCTGAACATGAGCTTGTCAAAATAGCTGCTGGAGGGctagattattccattaggaagaagtTAGACATTCAATATTTAAGAGATATGGCCCAGTTGGCAGATAGAGTTAGGCAGGTAGAAAGATTGAAGCCCGAGAAGGCTAGAGTGAGTAAGGGTAAAAAAAAGCGAATAACTTATGTTGACGTGGAAGACCAAGACATAGTGTCTGAGGTCGAATATAATCATGTCGAAGAGTCTGAGGTTGACGTGGCTGAGTTAAAGTCAGGTCCCTCGTATGTTTGTAAGTTGCTTACACCAGCAAATGGGAAGAACCCTACAGAGCCTAAAGAAAATGATAAACTCCCTAAGAAAACCTACACCTTCGATATGACCAAATGTGATGAGATTTTCGATTTGTTGGTTTCAGATGGTCAGATATTTGTGCCTCCAGGTGCAAAAGTGCCACCATTAGATCAAAGAAAGAAACGAGGGTTTTGTAAGTATCACAATTTCTTAGGATATAAAACCTCACAATGTTTTCTTTTTATGGATCTTGTGCATAATGCATTGAACGAAGGTAGACAAAAATTTCCTAAGGGAAAAGCTCCCATGAAGATTAATTCTTACCCATTTCAGGTTGTGGATGTTAGTTACGTGGAGCCTGCAGTTGTTAACATGGTTGAAATCATTGAATATTTCAACATAGATGAATTTGAAGAGAGTGGGAATCAAATCAAAGCTGTATTTCCCAAAGTTGGTGAAAGTCTATAGAATTTCTATACAGGTGTCAGGCCGACGACTCCGAAGTGATGTTGTACCCTTGTTGTAGCGTTGTGTTCGACAAGAAGGCTGCTAAAAAGGCCGAGAGTGCTCAAAAATCCAAGGAGAAGGAAAATGAGAAGAAGGCCAGGCCTCAGTACTACTTCAACAAAAGAGGAGTGCCACAGAGAAAGGAACAGTCGTTTGGACCTCAAAAGACTAGGCCCCTCAGGGGAAATGGACTAAATCTGCTGGAATAGAGCATGATAAGAACCTAAAGTGAAAGAGTTTCAAGATTGGTCGAGGATCTTTTATGACCTACAAAGAAAATTTCTAAATGTCAGAAAGGTGCTCTTACAGGCCCAATGCTAATTATAAGGGGAAAATCCCATGACGAGGATGCAGTGGCGAAGGTTTCAAAGGAAGAAGCAAGCAGAAAGAGATGTTGTTGAGTCGAGTAACACTAAGCAACAGTAGAAGCCAGCGAATGATCAGAAAAAAACTAGTAGGAAGAAAATTGTTATCACCTAAGACAAGCTAGGCGAAAGGAAATGACAAGGAAGATGAGCGGGAAAATAAAGATGATTTGATAATAGACAGCTTTGCATTTGGGTCGAAGGAGATTTCGACGTCTTATTCAATGTGGTTTTTGTACTCCCTTATGAGTACGACCCCATGACTGAGGTTGTTAAGAATGAACATTATGAGGAAGAGGAGTTGGCAAAGCACAACCAGTCTGTTATTTTGTGATGGATAATGGGTGTATCAAAGAGCATAATTCATTCTTTTAAAGACCACATGAAGGGATGAAGAACCACATAAAGCCTCTCTTCATAAGGGTTAAGGTCAAAAATACCACCGTGAATAAAATATTGGTGGACGGTGGGGAAACGGCAAAATTAATGCCACGTTTTTTGCTATTGgctataaacatcatatatggatccccatgttcttcatttatcattttgataaataattcatcaagagtttcaagcttgtttgccttggaagccctaattcatctgagtatcttgtgtgacttcctcaacaagtttcttcatcaattggtcaaatatataaagggatacttaattataataattttaTGCATATACGATCCTCCATGAGCCCTAAAGATCAATTGAACTTCaattttgcaagttggttcaaagaggttgaccagagaaagtcaactggtcaaaactggggttcccttgaccctatctcatacaatttgtctcatacgaaaatgattccaagagaaaagttactctttatgacatttcaaacaactttcatgttgtcatcaagagctagtttttcttgcaaagtcattttttatggtgaaacattataggtcattttgtcagtgccctagttaggaggtcaacttctaaagaccataacttgctcaatttttatgatatgaaggtcatccaagtttcaagataaatttcaagatgtcttatccaacttttattctttaagaaatgtcaaattcaacttgcaagggcatgtgtcaagaggaaacattataggtcattttgggccatcaccattgaacaaacaatttttctgaacttctaaaatgaataactcccTCGTGAgaaatccaaatgatgtcaaatttatgaccaaattgaaaAGGTATGAAAGAGCtgcaactttgatgaagaaaccattttcatttggagctcatagcaaaagttattcaagatggaagaattggtcatttgacttggtccaagctccaaatggaaaagtgttcaacatcaaatttgttccccttgatgtcaccttttcaaaaagtccaagatcatggcatttggagcattTTACGAGGACTTGCGTATGGTTACTTTCCATGGTCTcatttggatgattttcatgACCAAACTTCAATTACAattgcatggcctcatgttaagCTTTCATCATCATTCATGCACATTTGtggaccttttccaatcattccataggcctatcacacgcccatgcaagcgtgcatcaacatttctaaatttggccaaattttcaagtgtgtgaAAAACAATGCAATaccctataaatacattgccatTGTGATCAGAATGAAGGACCATTTGCCCAAGCTTTGAATTGCATCCTTCCTAACCTCtattaaaggataatcttgaaggttttcaattgaaaatcgagtttcaaattcacctctgttttgaagttgaaactccaagagtctaAGCCATTTGAGTttccatttcacttcctgcaagtaATCAGAAGCAAGCCAAGCCAATTGAGATCCAAATCAAGCTTCATCACTGCCAAACAGAAGGTGGATTTTCtcaattttcttttcttcgattctctcttaattctccattattttaagtaatttttggttggatgaagtcctaccaatgtaggcaacaagattgagttgctttgaggtcaaaccgaagcaactcagatcatgcacctcaaacttcaagtctgcgtatctttcaatatacttggaattgggtgaaattgagaccagattcgagctcctgagcatttttatttaaaatagtgtattcactttttattttagtggtggttgatggtggaccagtccggtgaggtccaccggagaagacaaccggagctagggctctggtgatATGTTGGCAAAGTTCCAACCCTCTGATCTCATGCCCACGTTTTAATCTCAAACCTCCTTTCTGATTACCattgtgtagcggggtattcgttaccttatggcttattgactaaaccaaaagtaaacatacaattcgagtcgccaccgcacttttatttgtccaaaggaaaggctaaaaagcaaacaaaagccaagtaagaagttttatcaaatcaaaaactaataaaaatgtcagagatctaggtaagggggttggttatgaaatggaaaggttttaagcacccaaaacatccttagtactctaagggaacctctttttgcaaaatgtgttgtaggttggtatttgtgaaaatatgtgcaaaagattggggggatgagaagagaatagattatatttacaaatttgttgtttgaatggatgaacccattgcctacgtaccatcacaaaggtaggatcaaaacctcgtagttcggggtaaaaatctcaaaaaaggttggtgaattgatttgatcaaaagccttaaggtcttttgttatcaaggggagaaaactcaacctaaaccaacaatccaccatgtgaggagagcttcaacatactagtgaggggttaaccctataataagtatggaagacttatagtccaatcactaaggataaggtgaggtttacatcaaccactatgataactcaaacatatggctaatgtttatgaaaaaaagttttaacaaaggtggccattggaaccacaaaaacaacttgaagtgagttgtatttacaagttaaatttatttacaaaatgaagtcaaagttggattaaggttcattcacaatgagtattagagaaaagattttaaaaagtcaaaggcataaggcctaggtttctaatttgaaacaaagtcaaagtttgcacataaatgagtttggattgggttagagtggagagaagaagagaagggctagtcctaaagcatgcaaagataagagaagagataaaacccttggagttccttttcttgaaatcataaagatgattcaagatgctcctttcctttggacttagcaatcactcaagcaatcaaacaaatatttaaattcaagctcctaggatctccatttggcttgtctctcttaacttggctactcatgacaatggtcattcttactatctcaagatggaatccctatcatacaagagcaaacatcaaaaagttcacaacacaataagaggaatggacaaagaatgagtttagattaggggtcatttgaagtcaactttaagatttagcattctaaaggcatgaggcctagttgctcttcaacaattttagcattctaaaggcatgaggcctagttgctcttgaactcctttaagcataggtaaggtcctaattctaagtcctttctccttttgcattggattcacacaaacaaaagaaaaaccaacacaagacaacaatatatttatatacaatatgagctcaaatgagcaaaaggaaaatgacataaacataaaatatgtgctcaagtgagcaaagggaaaagcaatatgaataaatgagcaagaaaataaattgcattaaagtaaattgcaaaaaattaaatgcttgaattaaagttagtagttagtagttaatgttagtgtgtcataagacaatttagcgctatgttaagcaatcgtaagtggactaatgtagtagtcacacctatttgaggccggtcaataaaactataggcaaataaacacaagttagagatcatgactagtaagtcaagctcctataacttgccatgccaaaataaaagaggaaggccttgtatggactctaggttttttgcttgaccaagaagcaacctatcttggacacaaagcaactcacttgatcttaGATCAAGTtaagtttgatttggatcaaagaaggttaaacctctcatatatcaagaccaaccataagaaaTTAACTCATTGgcaaaaataaaaaaaataagatgaagatgaaatgaaatggacaaaGAAATAAAGTGTCAAACACAAATGGCCTATTGtgaaccaaatcatcatcaaccaatggtaaacagaagagaaatgaagattagatgtcaacaagtcaaatatatttttttggtatttttggaattaaaataaatgcaaaattaaaagggacaaaatatggtcaaacctcaaattcaattcaaatcaacttggataagtccaattaaattctcataggtctaacagggtcaaacaaggtttgacaaaattttccaacaatttttgaaatcagaaactattttaaatcaattaaaaacaatgaattaaaatctcaaataaatctcaaatcaattaagaaattgatgagactatttttcattgacttatcatgatccatgtgtgttaagaaaatatttttggatttttcagatatcaaaaagtatttaaaatgaattaaaaactattaaaaaccaaataattcacaaaaaatattaaatgaatTCAAAAAAATAACTAAAAATCAAAATGTGAAACTAGATTTTTCGAGAaattttttgccattggtctcatatttttgtgacttcaaataaaatagttatgaatttttgaaaataaaaggaattaaaagaaattaaaacagaaatagGAAAATATCAAAAATCCAGGGCGCTTGGATGaattcattaaatgacgtggcccATATCCAAAGGCTCAGAGGCGCAGATATACCATTGTCCTTGGTCAAGCGCGCAACATGTGtaattaaaacaagtcaacacaaTCAAAGGCTTAGATTATAACATTTTGTCCAGATCCAATGGCCTAgaagctcccacgtggggatggtggtggaaactaccatcttctccggccaactaacagtttccggccaccacgcgcaggtttttgaaacttaatgaaaataaacaagccaggcatcaaaatgaagctagggtgatgtacatcacccctgtaaccttggatcttcctcaatgtttctatctaatgagaaatctgagcttgaagatcaaggtacacaaactgaaatggcacgattcatgaaattaagaccaccactggcctgcctcttgctcgaggacttcagaaaacagttcaaactcaagtaattcacattgtatagcaagattcagatcaaaacggtttggtgatatacctttgaagtgcagctttaaacaACACGATTTGCTTAAgttcttgatccaattttgatctggagatgtgatggtgatgcaaggctaaggaattaagacttgaagatcaactaaggatgttgaaattcaagcttgaaattgagaaatgaaaactgaaattcctttgagtgaggttaggttttgaattctacagagtttcagatcaccttgaggttggtttttgaatgagcaagcacatgtatttatagctgagcttgatGCAAGGAGGTGtaatgctcgtgtgcatgaattttggatcctccatgcatggacctgtacaagcgcatgtgagacccaaaattgaatgaaattgcatgttgagatcattttgaagtgaattggacgtgcacaaggcctggcatttgcttgcatttcaagttatgatgtgaattgcataattgatcataaacaTTAAGCCCTTCGAAAATCACACATGGAAAATGCAAACctggtcatgtgagtaatggttggaaagctattgacataaggaacaaaagctatgttgggcaaaaatccttttggagtttggaaaattatgaaaattggctttgaagtttgaggtacaaaacatgtctaggttccctttgaatttttttgccaaaagtgatcaacttcaagcccttctgttttaatgatgcaagcctcaaatagaaaaacctccaacatcaaagttgtagatattttaaatacaataaatttggacttaaattttgcatcatttggatttttaatgagaacgttataggcacttgaagttgaacatttttcaaattcaatggttttggtccaaagtgacctataatgttttgtattatcacatgtgtttattttaggattatgaaattttgtccaacataacatttgaattatacatcttaatatttccaatgaaattggtatcacctcaaaataataaaaaataaggaagttaggtctttgggaagttgacccaaaattagggtttcagtcaaaatggcctataatgttttgaaatgaatgatgaccttaaaagtttcaaatagactttttatgaacatgaaagttgttcatatggttcttaagaacatattttctcttggggtcatattcatttgacaaacacataaaacgttaggtctcagtgatcctcagtttagtcagatgacttgactggtcaacttctcaaggccaaacttcaaatcttgatgaatgaatgattgaggatactcacataggctcatatatgcataaaataatgagtgaaataacttcccttgattgaatttgatcataggttgaggttgcttcatgagcaaggcacagtcaatgcacagctgaattagggtttccttgagaaacaatcctcaagccctttgggttatcttgatca containing:
- the LOC127082522 gene encoding uncharacterized protein LOC127082522, with protein sequence MGLQRPNYTSPLSEYVLQIELLRGWEVPKLTKFTGNTNDSVVEHISCYLTEAGDIANNENQRMKYFPSSLTKNAFTWFTTLPPHSIHDWKRLERLFHEQFYMGQSKISLKELCFTQVPEHELVKIAAGGLDYSIRKKLDIQYLRDMAQLADRVRQVERLKPEKARVSKGKKKRITYVDVEDQDIVSEVEYNHVEESEVDVAELKSGPSYVCKLLTPANGKNPTEPKENDKLPKKTYTFDMTKCDEIFDLLVSDGQIFVPPGAKVPPLDQRKKRGFCKYHNFLGYKTSQCFLFMDLVHNALNEGRQKFPKGKAPMKINSYPFQVVDVSYVEPAVVNMVEIIEYFNIDEFEESGNQIKAVFPKVGESL